The following proteins come from a genomic window of bacterium:
- a CDS encoding Gfo/Idh/MocA family oxidoreductase, whose translation MVRVGVIGVGHIGAHHARIYSQIPDVELAGVVDIEQKRREKLAREYNTTPYASYREIFNKVDAVSVVVPTDLHYPVAKDFLERGVHCLVEKPITPTLEEAEDLVSIARKKNLILQIGHIERFNSAILEAQKYIKEPKFIEAYRLGPYDPRTSNIGVVLDLMIHDIDIVLYLVRSPVRSIDAIGGSILSQNEDIANARINFQNGCVANISASRVSLEKFRKIRIFQKDVYISLDYAKQSLKIYQKKEKEIKSMKDMMVLRPQLKKTDPLREELTHFTQCVERGRKPLVSGKHGRDALEIALEILKKIKENLG comes from the coding sequence ATGGTTAGAGTTGGTGTGATTGGGGTTGGCCATATAGGTGCGCATCATGCCCGGATTTATTCGCAAATCCCAGATGTAGAGTTGGCAGGAGTTGTAGATATTGAGCAGAAAAGAAGAGAGAAGCTCGCTCGAGAATATAATACAACTCCATATGCAAGTTATAGAGAGATTTTCAATAAGGTCGATGCAGTAAGTGTTGTGGTGCCTACCGATTTGCATTATCCTGTGGCAAAGGATTTTCTGGAAAGAGGCGTTCACTGTCTGGTAGAAAAGCCGATTACTCCCACTCTGGAAGAGGCTGAAGACCTGGTGAGTATAGCGCGCAAGAAGAATTTAATTTTACAGATAGGACACATTGAGCGGTTTAACAGCGCAATATTGGAGGCACAAAAATATATCAAGGAGCCAAAGTTTATCGAAGCTTACAGACTTGGACCTTACGACCCACGCACTTCCAACATTGGAGTAGTGCTTGACTTGATGATTCACGATATCGACATTGTGCTCTATCTGGTACGCTCACCAGTGAGAAGTATCGATGCTATTGGCGGTAGTATCCTCTCTCAGAATGAAGATATTGCCAATGCCAGAATTAATTTTCAGAATGGCTGTGTAGCTAATATATCAGCAAGCCGGGTTTCCTTGGAAAAGTTTCGTAAGATTAGAATATTTCAAAAGGATGTCTATATTTCGTTAGATTATGCTAAGCAGAGTTTAAAAATTTATCAGAAAAAGGAAAAAGAAATTAAATCAATGAAGGATATGATGGTTTTGAGACCGCAACTGAAGAAGACAGACCCCTTGAGAGAAGAGTTGACACATTTTACTCAATGTGTGGAGAGAGGCAGGAAGCCCTTGGTTTCTGGCAAACATGGTCGGGACGCTCTGGAGATTGCTTTGGAAATTCTCAAGAAAATCAAGGAAAATTTGGGATAA
- the lpxB gene encoding lipid-A-disaccharide synthase, whose protein sequence is MVKKLFIVAGDPSGDLHGANLVTALREISSQIEINGLGGERMERAGVRLLYRLTELAIVGFSEAINNILALRQIYRKTEEFLRKEKPDIIVLIDYPGFNLRLAGLAKRLKIPLIYYIGPQIWAWRHGRIKGIAELVNKMLVIFPFEEETYRKAGVDVSFVGHPLLDTIQPTKSKEEVCRKYGLDSNSPIIGLMPGSRKQEIERLLSVMLEASRRIAENRKVQFVLPLAGNIPMNYIKERITEFEKNRLNRTRISKSQKEEKPPLPILVVRDEDYNIRRTLTLALVASGTATLENACLGIPMIIIYKVSLFSYLLARLLIRIPRIGLANIVAGKRVVPEFIQQKARAKDIAKVACHWLSNPGLMRETRKELKRVKEKLGTPGASKRAAKIILEEAIASN, encoded by the coding sequence ATGGTTAAGAAACTATTCATTGTAGCCGGTGACCCATCGGGAGATTTGCACGGCGCAAATTTAGTAACTGCGCTGAGAGAAATATCCTCCCAGATAGAGATAAATGGATTGGGTGGTGAGAGGATGGAGAGGGCTGGAGTAAGGCTTCTGTATAGACTTACTGAATTGGCAATTGTGGGCTTTAGTGAAGCAATTAATAATATACTTGCTCTTCGTCAGATCTATAGAAAGACAGAAGAGTTCCTAAGAAAGGAGAAGCCGGATATAATTGTGTTGATCGATTATCCTGGTTTCAATCTAAGGTTGGCAGGTTTAGCTAAGAGACTGAAGATTCCTTTGATTTACTATATTGGTCCCCAAATCTGGGCCTGGAGACATGGGAGAATTAAGGGTATAGCGGAATTGGTAAATAAGATGCTGGTGATATTTCCTTTCGAAGAAGAGACATACAGGAAGGCAGGAGTGGATGTTTCCTTTGTCGGTCATCCCCTGTTGGATACTATTCAGCCAACCAAGAGTAAAGAAGAAGTTTGTCGAAAGTATGGGCTGGACTCTAATTCCCCCATTATTGGGCTCATGCCCGGAAGCAGAAAACAGGAGATAGAGCGTCTTCTTTCAGTTATGTTAGAGGCTTCCCGAAGGATAGCTGAAAACAGGAAAGTGCAATTTGTCTTGCCCTTGGCGGGCAATATACCTATGAATTACATAAAAGAGCGCATAACAGAATTTGAAAAAAATAGACTTAACCGAACGAGGATTTCTAAAAGTCAAAAAGAAGAAAAACCTCCTCTTCCTATACTGGTAGTGCGGGATGAAGATTATAATATAAGGAGAACATTGACCTTGGCTCTGGTAGCTTCTGGAACAGCTACTTTAGAGAATGCCTGTCTGGGTATTCCCATGATTATAATTTATAAAGTTTCACTTTTCAGTTATCTACTGGCGCGACTTCTAATAAGAATTCCCAGAATTGGTCTGGCCAATATTGTAGCGGGAAAAAGGGTGGTCCCCGAATTTATTCAGCAAAAAGCTCGGGCAAAAGATATTGCTAAGGTAGCCTGCCACTGGTTGAGTAATCCAGGCCTTATGCGAGAGACCAGAAAAGAACTTAAAAGGGTTAAAGAAAAGTTAGGAACTCCCGGAGCATCTAAGAGAGCGGCAAAAATTATTCTGGAGGAGGCCATAGCGAGCAACTAA
- a CDS encoding ABC transporter ATP-binding protein → MDLLKRLFAYVKPYRIRFLEAMVCMALVAGLTSLLMYLIKPTFDKIFTQKNPQMILYIVLIIIGCALAKGIFQYYQSYLMAYIGQRTIMDIRNKLYSHLQSLSLDYFIRQRTGQIISRLTNDVMLLQRAVVGVPANLIRGGLTIIGLTALLFYLHWRWAIVIMIVFPLVTLPLRKFGKRLRKISRKSQEKMADIYSLLQEKILGMMMIKSFCMEKAEAEKFEQENRNFFKIIMKAMRIVAIQSPVMEFIATLGMVSVLAIAAYEVIKGKTTIGTFFAFIGAISTMYKPVKNFAGLNEQIQQALAASERIFYVLDTKSFVVELPHAKVLPPLREKIVLENVSFSYPQEGSSRENDLVLENVNLEVSKGEILALVGPSGGGKTTIANLIPRFYDPTKGKITIDSQDIREVSLKSLRGQMGIVTQETILFNDTVRNNIAYGDPQASLERIEASARIANAHEFIMKLPQGYETVIGERGVKLSGGQKQRITIARAILKDPEILIFDEATSSLDSESELLVQEALDRLMKDHTTFVIAHRLSTIREADRIIVVDRGRIVEVGRHQELMNRSGLYRKLYDLQFREDFSLI, encoded by the coding sequence ATGGACCTTTTAAAGAGACTATTTGCATATGTCAAACCCTACAGGATACGTTTCTTAGAAGCGATGGTCTGTATGGCCTTAGTTGCTGGGCTAACTTCACTTCTAATGTATTTGATAAAGCCGACATTCGATAAAATCTTTACTCAAAAGAATCCACAGATGATTCTTTATATTGTCTTGATTATTATTGGTTGTGCCCTGGCTAAAGGGATATTTCAATACTACCAGTCTTATCTGATGGCTTATATCGGTCAGAGAACAATAATGGATATAAGGAACAAACTTTACAGCCACCTGCAAAGTCTGTCTTTGGACTATTTCATTCGTCAGAGGACAGGCCAGATTATTTCTCGTTTAACTAATGATGTTATGTTGCTTCAAAGAGCAGTTGTTGGTGTTCCGGCAAATTTAATTCGTGGAGGTTTGACTATCATAGGCTTGACTGCACTTCTTTTCTATTTGCATTGGCGGTGGGCAATCGTAATTATGATTGTTTTCCCTCTGGTTACCCTGCCCTTAAGGAAATTTGGGAAAAGATTGCGGAAGATAAGCAGAAAGAGCCAGGAGAAGATGGCTGACATCTATTCTTTACTGCAGGAAAAAATCCTGGGAATGATGATGATTAAATCTTTCTGTATGGAGAAGGCAGAAGCGGAGAAGTTTGAACAGGAGAATAGAAATTTCTTTAAAATTATTATGAAAGCGATGCGGATAGTAGCCATTCAATCGCCGGTTATGGAATTTATTGCCACTTTGGGGATGGTAAGCGTTTTAGCTATTGCTGCTTACGAGGTTATAAAGGGAAAAACTACTATAGGAACTTTCTTCGCTTTTATTGGCGCTATCTCTACTATGTATAAACCGGTAAAGAATTTCGCCGGCCTCAATGAACAGATTCAACAAGCCTTAGCTGCCAGTGAAAGAATTTTCTACGTTTTAGATACAAAGTCTTTTGTGGTAGAGCTTCCCCATGCTAAAGTCCTTCCCCCCTTGAGAGAAAAGATAGTCTTGGAAAATGTTTCTTTCTCTTATCCCCAGGAGGGTTCTTCGAGGGAAAATGACCTTGTCCTGGAGAACGTTAATTTGGAAGTTTCCAAAGGAGAAATATTAGCTCTGGTTGGCCCTAGCGGAGGCGGAAAAACTACCATAGCCAATCTGATTCCTCGTTTCTACGACCCCACAAAGGGAAAGATTACAATCGATAGTCAAGATATAAGAGAGGTAAGCCTGAAATCGTTGAGAGGGCAGATGGGCATTGTCACCCAGGAAACAATTCTGTTTAATGATACAGTCAGGAATAATATTGCCTATGGTGATCCACAAGCTTCCTTGGAGAGGATTGAGGCTTCAGCCCGCATTGCTAATGCCCATGAGTTCATAATGAAGCTTCCCCAGGGTTACGAAACGGTTATTGGCGAGAGAGGAGTGAAGTTATCCGGTGGACAAAAGCAGCGAATTACCATTGCCCGGGCTATCCTTAAAGACCCGGAAATCCTGATTTTTGATGAAGCAACCTCTTCATTAGATTCAGAATCTGAACTTTTAGTTCAGGAAGCATTGGATCGCCTTATGAAGGATCACACCACCTTCGTAATAGCACATCGTCTATCAACAATTCGGGAAGCAGATAGGATTATTGTGGTCGATCGCGGCAGAATTGTAGAAGTGGGAAGGCACCAAGAGTTGATGAACAGGAGTGGATTATATAGGAAGCTTTATGATCTGCAATTTAGAGAGGACTTTTCTCTTATATGA
- a CDS encoding NfeD family protein, translated as MRIKIFLFLMGFLLLSHSSLFGYPERDVYVIPIRGVIDLGLSSFVRRVVQEAKEKEAQCIILELETFGGRVDAATEIRDTLFESDINTIAFVNRRAISAGALISLACRHIVMAPGSTIGAATPVVMAPGATKTQPTDEKTISYVRKEFKATAERNNHPTALAEAMVDPDVEIKGVIEKGKLLTLTTEEAWKLKLAEHKVSKIEEILTLYGVEDGKVVRASITWSEKLVRFLTHPMVSGLLLTFGFLGIFFELRIPGWGVSGTIGLVCLALFFGAQYMVGLAQWIEPVLFIVGGVLLVLELLVIPGFGIAGVSGVLLIVASLFLSLVKEPLPKTPVDISRLLQATYVVAASLIATFLVATLSFAFMPKIPLLSKLILTSEEKREKGFRSAPVELEKFIGKQGITLTMLRPVGKAQFGDTILDVVSEGELIEKGKQVKVMKVEGNRIVVSEVEI; from the coding sequence ATGAGGATTAAAATCTTTCTTTTTCTTATGGGCTTCCTTTTACTCAGTCACTCATCCCTTTTTGGCTACCCCGAGAGGGATGTTTATGTCATTCCCATTAGAGGAGTAATAGACTTAGGCCTTTCCAGTTTTGTCAGGCGAGTAGTTCAGGAAGCGAAGGAAAAAGAAGCTCAGTGTATTATCCTGGAACTGGAGACTTTCGGAGGCAGGGTAGACGCAGCTACCGAGATCAGGGATACTCTCTTCGAAAGTGATATAAACACAATTGCTTTTGTTAACAGAAGAGCCATATCTGCTGGAGCTCTGATAAGCCTGGCTTGTCGGCATATTGTTATGGCCCCGGGCAGTACCATTGGAGCAGCCACTCCCGTGGTCATGGCTCCGGGAGCTACAAAGACCCAGCCTACCGACGAGAAAACAATTTCTTATGTGCGAAAAGAGTTTAAAGCTACGGCAGAAAGGAATAACCATCCTACAGCTTTGGCAGAAGCTATGGTCGACCCGGATGTGGAAATAAAAGGGGTAATTGAGAAAGGTAAGCTTCTGACTCTTACCACAGAGGAGGCCTGGAAACTTAAGTTAGCAGAGCATAAAGTCTCAAAAATTGAAGAAATTCTCACCCTTTACGGGGTAGAGGATGGAAAAGTGGTGAGGGCTTCGATAACCTGGTCAGAGAAACTAGTAAGGTTTCTCACTCACCCCATGGTAAGTGGTCTTCTTCTTACTTTTGGGTTTTTAGGGATATTTTTTGAATTGAGGATACCAGGCTGGGGAGTGAGTGGTACAATCGGGCTAGTCTGTTTGGCGCTCTTCTTTGGCGCCCAATATATGGTAGGCCTGGCCCAATGGATTGAGCCGGTTCTCTTTATTGTTGGGGGAGTTTTACTAGTTTTAGAATTACTTGTTATCCCTGGTTTCGGTATTGCAGGAGTATCAGGTGTCCTGCTTATTGTAGCCAGTCTCTTCCTCTCACTGGTTAAAGAGCCTTTGCCCAAGACACCTGTAGATATTTCTCGCCTCCTCCAGGCAACTTATGTGGTGGCTGCCTCCTTGATCGCTACTTTCCTGGTAGCCACTCTCAGTTTCGCATTTATGCCCAAAATTCCCCTTTTGAGTAAATTAATTTTGACTTCAGAAGAAAAGAGAGAAAAGGGATTCCGTTCTGCGCCAGTAGAGCTGGAAAAATTTATAGGAAAGCAAGGTATAACACTGACTATGCTCAGGCCTGTAGGTAAGGCTCAATTTGGAGATACAATTCTGGATGTGGTGAGCGAAGGCGAACTTATAGAGAAGGGAAAACAAGTAAAAGTGATGAAGGTGGAAGGAAACAGGATAGTGGTTTCCGAAGTGGAGATATAA
- a CDS encoding NfeD family protein: MKLSLSLYLAGLVLICFEVFVPGGILGTIGFFLIVGSIWIAFVQLGSVGGSYFLVGGLVLAMVSVYLVMKFGTKTRLSRKLFLQSTEKGFRSTSKNLEDLKDKTGISLTILRPSGKALIDGGKVNVVSEGVFLPKGCKIKVVMVEGNRVVVRRINEEKVV; this comes from the coding sequence ATGAAGCTAAGCTTATCTCTATATCTGGCAGGTTTGGTTCTAATTTGTTTTGAAGTTTTTGTTCCTGGAGGGATTCTGGGAACGATTGGGTTCTTTTTAATCGTAGGCTCTATATGGATTGCTTTCGTTCAACTTGGTAGTGTTGGGGGCTCCTATTTCTTAGTTGGCGGTTTGGTGTTGGCTATGGTGAGCGTCTATTTAGTAATGAAGTTCGGGACTAAGACAAGATTGTCCAGGAAACTATTCCTTCAGTCGACAGAAAAAGGCTTCCGCTCTACTTCGAAAAATTTAGAAGACCTAAAAGATAAAACTGGTATTTCGCTGACTATCTTGAGACCCTCTGGCAAGGCATTAATAGATGGTGGAAAGGTCAATGTGGTAAGTGAGGGAGTATTTCTACCCAAGGGTTGTAAGATAAAGGTGGTGATGGTGGAAGGGAATAGAGTTGTAGTCAGAAGAATAAACGAAGAAAAGGTAGTCTGA
- the floA gene encoding flotillin-like protein FloA (flotillin-like protein involved in membrane lipid rafts) — MVQFLIGLVVIVGVIFAIMFLYFLNIWVRAVASGAHISIFNLLGMKLRGISPALIVNVKIMAVKAGLQVETSELEAHHLARGNVMRVVQALIAADKANIPLDFKRGAAIDLAGRDILEAVHMSVIPKVIDAPDPSKGRPTVDAVAMDGVQLLAKARVTVRTNLERLVGGAGEDTIIARVGEGIVTTIGSAETHKKVLENPDLISQKVLAKGLDAGTAYEILSIDIADVDVGKNIGAELQQRRAEADLQIAKAKAEERRAMAVAREQEMKALVEEMRAKVVEAEAEIPKAMAYAFREGRLGVMDYYNFKNIQADTKMRESLAERPEKKEKK; from the coding sequence ATGGTACAGTTTTTAATTGGATTGGTAGTAATAGTCGGAGTTATTTTTGCCATAATGTTCCTCTACTTTCTGAACATTTGGGTCAGGGCTGTGGCATCGGGTGCCCACATTTCCATATTTAATCTTTTGGGAATGAAGCTGAGGGGCATTTCTCCAGCCCTGATAGTCAATGTAAAGATTATGGCAGTTAAGGCTGGCTTGCAGGTAGAGACCAGTGAACTGGAAGCCCATCATCTTGCCAGAGGAAATGTAATGCGAGTAGTTCAGGCACTAATTGCTGCTGATAAAGCCAATATACCATTGGACTTCAAACGTGGTGCAGCAATCGACCTTGCGGGAAGAGATATCTTAGAAGCAGTCCATATGAGTGTAATTCCCAAGGTAATCGATGCTCCCGATCCCTCAAAAGGTAGGCCAACAGTAGATGCTGTAGCTATGGATGGTGTTCAGCTTTTGGCAAAGGCAAGAGTTACAGTGAGAACAAACTTAGAGAGATTAGTGGGAGGGGCAGGAGAAGATACGATTATCGCTCGAGTTGGTGAGGGCATTGTTACCACCATCGGTTCTGCGGAAACCCATAAGAAAGTTCTGGAGAATCCGGATTTGATATCTCAAAAGGTATTAGCAAAGGGGCTGGATGCAGGCACAGCATACGAAATTCTCTCCATAGATATTGCCGATGTGGATGTAGGCAAGAATATCGGAGCAGAGTTACAACAGAGACGGGCAGAGGCTGACCTGCAGATAGCCAAAGCCAAGGCTGAAGAGAGGAGAGCAATGGCGGTAGCTCGGGAGCAAGAGATGAAAGCCCTTGTCGAGGAGATGAGAGCAAAGGTTGTGGAAGCTGAAGCTGAAATTCCCAAAGCAATGGCTTACGCTTTCAGAGAAGGCCGCCTGGGAGTTATGGACTACTATAATTTTAAGAACATTCAGGCAGATACAAAAATGAGGGAGTCTCTGGCAGAAAGACCAGAAAAGAAAGAGAAGAAGTAG
- a CDS encoding DegT/DnrJ/EryC1/StrS family aminotransferase, translated as MHIPLVDLKRQYLSIKKEIDGAIKEVIDKSAFIMGENVQGFENEFAKFCGVKYGIGTSSGTTALHLALVACEIKQGDEVITVPYTFIATTEAISHTGAKVVFVDIEDRSYNMDSEKIEQAITEKTRAIIPVHLFGQPADMDKIMEIAKKHNLVVIEDACQAHGAEYKGKKVGSLGDIACFSFYPGKNLGAYGDAGMAITDNQKLAEKMSLLRNHGYQRKYYHEIEGYNYRLDAIQAAILRVKLRHLEEWTEKRRRNAKLYDELLKGSGVKTPLEMEYAKHVYHLYVIGIEKREELYLRLKKNEISTAIHYPLPLHLQQAYTYLGYKKGDFPISEACTERLLSLPMFPELTEDEIKKIVEIIRKEN; from the coding sequence GTGCATATTCCTCTGGTTGATTTAAAGCGTCAGTACTTGTCGATTAAGAAAGAGATTGATGGGGCTATTAAGGAAGTCATCGATAAGAGTGCCTTTATTATGGGAGAAAATGTGCAGGGATTTGAGAATGAATTTGCAAAATTTTGTGGAGTTAAATATGGAATAGGGACAAGTTCGGGAACCACTGCTCTTCACCTGGCACTGGTAGCTTGCGAGATTAAGCAAGGCGATGAAGTCATTACCGTTCCCTATACATTTATTGCTACTACGGAAGCAATATCTCATACTGGTGCGAAAGTTGTTTTCGTAGATATTGAAGATAGAAGTTATAATATGGATTCTGAGAAGATTGAACAGGCGATTACGGAAAAAACCAGAGCGATTATCCCCGTTCATCTATTTGGTCAACCTGCCGATATGGATAAGATTATGGAGATTGCTAAAAAGCACAATCTCGTTGTAATTGAAGATGCTTGCCAGGCCCATGGTGCCGAGTACAAAGGGAAGAAGGTGGGAAGCCTGGGAGATATTGCCTGCTTCAGCTTTTATCCCGGAAAAAATTTGGGCGCTTACGGAGATGCAGGGATGGCAATCACGGATAATCAGAAATTGGCAGAAAAGATGAGTTTATTGAGGAATCATGGTTACCAGAGAAAATATTACCACGAAATAGAAGGATATAATTATCGGCTGGACGCAATCCAGGCTGCGATACTGCGAGTAAAGTTGAGACATCTTGAGGAATGGACGGAAAAGAGGCGAAGAAACGCCAAATTATATGATGAATTACTCAAAGGGAGTGGAGTTAAAACCCCACTGGAAATGGAATATGCCAAACATGTCTATCACCTTTATGTAATTGGAATAGAGAAAAGAGAGGAATTGTACTTAAGGCTAAAGAAGAACGAGATTTCTACAGCCATCCATTATCCTCTACCTTTACACCTTCAACAAGCATACACTTACCTTGGTTATAAAAAAGGTGATTTTCCTATCTCTGAAGCCTGCACGGAAAGATTGCTTTCTCTTCCCATGTTTCCCGAATTGACTGAAGATGAAATTAAAAAAATTGTGGAGATAATAAGGAAAGAAAATTGA
- a CDS encoding tetratricopeptide repeat protein, translating into MKQKTQNVLKIPIIILSGFYIFWTYFFYRNYFIKGGFLVSLKWIVNIFSNLRYPHNFSLGRFLTSTGYYLLLFVGLGIICMIAFGIGRKILKLLRIEGKSILESTIFALGLGFGSLSLMMFGLGILKLYYTWVIYSVLGVLSVFSFFEVKKVWKQKPRLPSPKTGPTMFTIFFWGMLGVAAVINLAGALVPAVFYDSLVFHLAVPSLYKISHGIRYIETIFTSQFPQNMQMLYTLSLLLGTHILAKLMHWIMGILVVLLVYTFGRKYFNYRVGLLAAAIFYTIPMVAMQSRVTGVDLCLTFYEFLAVFALVNWFVINGRDEKQKRARGSWLITAGIFSGLAMGTKYTAMYGFLLFAISIFLITIIVHKEKIKISFKKTFLFCAVATALFSPWLIKNTVYTNNPFHPFLSSMFKSKNFYLDSKYARIDIEVYLNRGAKKWSTYSTRNIKEWLIFPWTLTKKGNDSNSFVGPIFLYLLPLLFFLRKESLIKFLIFLGVAWFFAWSLLATRNLRYFISGLTLFGIIISYLLIKVEKENRYFTKILIFLVFLMLINNIGWSLIILTKNKDPWGVVLGRESREEYLYRDSIGFNLMPYYFPVVKYINENLPLDAKVLFIGEARGYYCEREFVTSLAEDPYSIVIRLVRSCKDTDELLERLKNLGITHVLYNRREGYRLKGYKIFDWQDEDFPIFHKFWRNNLKLICAEKDVYLFEVRYEGNERINYVEIYETPEMEGYIMEARNRIARNKVDQAFNLLQKANKIMPDSAVVHFNLGFVYMKKGNLEQAIKECKYSLVLNPYDGDAALLLGYLYFRKRDLNNAWENFKKVIELKPDSAEGHGNLGLVYAEMKKYKEAIEELKIAVKLAPKNENFRNLLTNLQEIYSVEERRR; encoded by the coding sequence TTGAAACAAAAAACTCAAAATGTTTTAAAAATTCCCATTATTATCCTTTCAGGTTTTTATATTTTCTGGACCTACTTTTTCTATCGCAACTATTTTATTAAAGGGGGCTTTCTGGTTTCGTTGAAATGGATAGTTAATATCTTTTCCAATCTCCGATATCCGCACAATTTTAGTTTGGGCAGATTCCTTACCTCAACAGGTTACTACCTTTTGTTATTTGTTGGCTTGGGAATAATTTGTATGATTGCTTTTGGCATCGGCAGGAAGATTCTAAAGTTATTAAGGATTGAGGGAAAGTCTATATTAGAAAGTACTATTTTTGCTTTAGGCCTGGGATTTGGCTCTTTGTCATTAATGATGTTTGGCCTGGGTATTTTGAAGTTATACTATACATGGGTAATCTATTCTGTGTTGGGAGTATTGAGTGTTTTTTCATTTTTCGAAGTTAAGAAGGTTTGGAAACAGAAACCTAGATTACCGTCGCCTAAGACCGGACCTACAATGTTTACCATATTTTTTTGGGGAATGCTGGGAGTAGCTGCAGTAATAAATTTAGCCGGAGCTCTGGTCCCGGCAGTATTCTATGATTCTTTGGTATTTCATTTAGCAGTTCCCAGCCTGTACAAGATAAGTCATGGGATAAGATATATTGAAACCATATTCACCTCTCAATTCCCACAAAATATGCAAATGTTATATACCTTGAGTCTCTTATTAGGGACACATATTCTGGCGAAACTTATGCACTGGATAATGGGGATACTTGTAGTTCTACTGGTTTACACATTCGGCCGCAAGTATTTTAACTATCGGGTAGGACTACTAGCGGCAGCTATATTTTATACAATTCCTATGGTCGCCATGCAATCCCGCGTGACAGGAGTCGACCTTTGTCTGACTTTTTACGAGTTCCTGGCGGTCTTCGCCTTGGTGAATTGGTTTGTTATAAATGGAAGGGATGAGAAACAGAAGAGAGCTCGAGGCAGTTGGTTAATCACGGCTGGTATATTTAGCGGTTTGGCCATGGGAACAAAATATACTGCTATGTACGGTTTTCTTCTATTTGCTATTTCTATTTTCCTGATAACAATAATAGTACATAAGGAAAAAATAAAAATATCGTTTAAGAAAACTTTTCTATTTTGTGCTGTAGCTACAGCTCTATTCTCTCCCTGGTTAATAAAGAACACCGTTTATACGAACAATCCATTCCACCCATTTCTGAGTAGCATGTTCAAGAGTAAAAATTTTTACCTTGACTCTAAATACGCGCGTATAGATATTGAAGTGTACTTGAACAGGGGGGCTAAGAAATGGTCCACATACTCTACAAGGAATATAAAAGAGTGGTTGATATTTCCCTGGACTCTTACGAAGAAAGGCAATGATTCCAATTCTTTTGTTGGACCCATATTTTTATATCTGCTTCCTTTGTTGTTCTTTTTGAGAAAAGAGAGTCTGATCAAATTTTTGATTTTTTTGGGAGTAGCTTGGTTTTTTGCCTGGAGTTTGTTAGCCACCAGAAATTTAAGATATTTTATTTCCGGACTTACTCTATTTGGGATAATAATTTCCTATCTTCTAATAAAAGTTGAAAAGGAAAATAGATACTTTACAAAGATATTAATTTTTCTTGTTTTCCTTATGTTGATAAATAATATTGGCTGGAGTTTAATTATACTTACCAAGAACAAAGACCCCTGGGGCGTGGTTTTGGGCAGGGAATCGAGGGAGGAATATTTATATAGGGATAGCATAGGCTTTAACCTAATGCCCTATTATTTTCCAGTGGTCAAGTATATTAATGAAAATTTACCATTGGATGCAAAGGTTTTGTTTATAGGCGAAGCGAGAGGTTATTATTGCGAGAGAGAGTTTGTTACCAGTCTGGCCGAAGACCCCTACAGTATTGTTATCAGATTGGTGAGATCTTGCAAGGATACTGATGAGTTGTTAGAAAGACTTAAGAATTTGGGCATTACCCATGTTTTGTATAATCGAAGGGAGGGATATCGTCTAAAAGGGTACAAAATTTTCGATTGGCAAGATGAGGATTTTCCAATTTTCCATAAGTTCTGGAGGAACAACCTGAAGCTAATCTGTGCTGAAAAAGACGTTTATCTCTTCGAGGTCAGATATGAAGGAAATGAACGCATCAATTATGTGGAGATATACGAAACTCCGGAGATGGAGGGGTATATAATGGAGGCGAGAAACCGAATTGCTCGAAACAAGGTCGATCAAGCCTTCAATCTCCTGCAAAAAGCCAATAAGATAATGCCTGATTCAGCAGTAGTTCATTTCAATCTTGGTTTCGTATATATGAAGAAAGGAAACCTCGAACAAGCCATAAAAGAGTGTAAATATTCCCTTGTTCTCAATCCCTATGACGGGGACGCCGCCTTACTTTTGGGGTACTTATATTTTCGGAAGAGAGATCTAAATAATGCTTGGGAAAATTTCAAAAAAGTCATAGAATTGAAGCCAGATTCAGCTGAGGGTCACGGGAATTTGGGTTTAGTTTACGCTGAGATGAAAAAATATAAAGAGGCAATAGAGGAATTAAAGATAGCGGTGAAATTAGCTCCCAAAAATGAGAATTTCAGAAATCTGCTAACAAATCTGCAAGAAATATACTCAGTTGAAGAAAGGAGAAGATAA